Proteins from one Asterias rubens chromosome 21, eAstRub1.3, whole genome shotgun sequence genomic window:
- the LOC117304551 gene encoding NXPE family member 4-like, with translation MSMTPSTYRTRVWRTFWATRQSSPTRRRPSLADKCVTFLRRSSLLDLFLILVICSSIASTLFIWTTRYYRAHTHTSRQDQTAITKISSLTVVHHQPTTNSSRVKTLKQNLQNLEETSALHSTYSLTNRELHVGDTAHFIIQAKDAEGRNQVTGGDFWFPVLTGDVGAYPVKGGRTAGRVVDHKNGTYSVFFYAGWEGIAYVHMTLAATSEATTWLRTKYWPSERLAFWDGEFSGASTLDGQKTTEITSCFLLRKVTSPNLCRIDYNPKATGSTALYCKLPERLKCVDFKTVKMNGDVTGVMNNLFIGKDKRLFQGDNYMATLTRGSKTIDISNAKNNITKHQDCRPNDEPLMNDGFWLNDEWHHLQCNVRRWDDVQAVKRCLRHKHVFILGDSNVRSWYKVLMKRIGYTEWSTLDKEEHARISMDYKNEDLEMSFRSHPRLVTAVKTTLNETLYEVDFLDNIPSDSCQKFIIVFCPWGHFTQWSTESYVERTQLLKEAVLRFRERCPDVPMVIKGAHARDHFILAQKVYANDYTLWNLGRILKETFRGTGLYYYDIWQMGLAYGKQNMHMPWEVVEEEVNWLLSYACKKDNKD, from the exons ATGAGCATGACACCATCTACGTACCGAACTAGGGTGTGGCGGACGTTCTGGGCAACACGACAAAGTTCACCAACAAGAAGACGTCCCTCTCTGGCGGATAAGTGTGTCACTTTCTTAAGAAGGTCCAGCTTACTCGATCTTTTTCTTATCCTTGTCATCTGCTCATCAATTGCATCTACGCTGTTCATTTGGACG ACACGTTATTATCGAGCACATACACATACCTCTCGACAAGATCAGACGGCGATCACAAAG ATTTCGTCACTAACAGTGGTTCATCATCAACCGACTACCAACTCGAGCAGAGTCAAAACCTTGAAGCAAAACCTACAAAACCTAGAGGAGACTAGTGCCCTCCACTCGACCTACAGCCTCACAAATAGGGAGCTTCACGTTGGCGACACGGCACATTTTATCATCCAAGCGAAAGATGCCGAAGGGAGGAACCAAGTCACTGGTGGCGATTTCTGGTTTCCAGTTCTAACAGGTGACGTTGGTGCCTACCCGGTCAAGGGAGGGCGCACTGCTGGAAGGGTTGTGGATCACAAAAACGGAACTTATAGTGTGTTCTTTTACGCAGGGTGGGAAGGGATTGCCTACGTTCACATGACACTAGCTGCTACGAGCGAAGCCACAACATGGCTAAGAACAAAATACTGGCCATCGGAGAGGCTTGCGTTTTGGGACGGGGAGTTTTCTGGCGCGAGCACGCTGGACGGACAGAAAACTACAGAAATCACTTCGTGTTTTCTTTTGAGGAAAGTGACGTCACCGAACCTCTGCAGGATCGACTACAACCCGAAGGCCACTGGGTCGACGGCTCTTTACTGCAAGTTGCCAGAGAGATTGAAGTGCGTGGACTTCAAAACTGTCAAGATGAATGGTGACGTCACTGGTGTAATGAACAACTTATTTATTGGAAAGGACAAGCGTTTATTTCAGGG TGACAACTACATGGCAACGCTTACAAGAGGTTCGAAAACAATAGACATCTCAA ACGCGAAAAATAATATAACCAAACATCAAGACTGCAGACCAAACGACGAGCCCCTTATGAACGATGGGTTCTGGCTCAACGACGAGTGGCACCACCTCCAATGTAATGTCCGCAGATGGGATGACGTACAGGCTGTCAAACGCTGCCTACGTCACAAGCACGTGTTCATATTGGGGGATTCAAACGTGAGATCCTGGTACAAGGTTCTCATGAAAAGAATCGGTTACACCGAATGGAGCACTTTGGACAAAGAGGAACATGCAAGGATAAGTATGGACTACAAGAACGAAGATTTAGAGATGAGCTTTCGAAGTCACCCTCGTCTCGTCACAGCCGTCAAAACAACCTTAAATGAAACTCTTTACGAAGTTGATTTCCTTGATAACATACCGAGCGATTCTTGTCAGAAGTTTATCATCGTCTTTTGTCCATGGGGTCACTTTACTCAGTGGTCTACAGAAAGCTACGTCGAGCGCACGCAACTCCTCAAAGAGGCGGTTTTACGGTTCCGGGAGCGATGCCCTGACGTCCCTATGGTCATTAAGGGTGCACACGCCAGGGACCACTTTATTCTCGCACAGAAAGTTTATGCAAATGATTATACTCTTTGGAACCTGGGTAGGATTCTGAAAGAGACATTTCGAGGTACTGGTCTGTATTATTATGATATATGGCAGATGGGCCTAGCGTATGGGAAACAGAATATGCACATGCCCTGGGAAGTCGTTGAGGAAGAAGTTAATTGGTTGCTGTCATATGCCTGTAAAAAAGATAATAAAGattaa
- the LOC117304552 gene encoding histidine triad nucleotide-binding protein 3-like codes for MDDLAKKFESETITKGKDPVTKKDCIFCKLSKGEIPTTILFKNSEVTVFYDHKPAAKEHLLIIPNSHHGNAKTLKKEDLPMVEYLHAVGQGVLEQKGGSIDDARSGFHWPPFNTVDHLHLHILYPVSEMKFMGRQMYRNNSPWFATYEWLIQHLKDLPDAPSQNTSKVRAPSQEADEVDASGESGSGTAI; via the exons ATGGACGACTTAGCTAAGAAATTTGAGTCAGAAACTATAACTAAAGGTAAAGATCCAGTCACGAAGAAAGACTGCATTTTCTGTAAACTATCGAAGGGGGAGATACCGACCACAATACTTTTCAAG AATAGTGAAGTGACCGTTTTCTACGATCATAAACCAGCGGCAAAGGAACATCTTCTCATCATTCCAAATAGTCACCATGGTAACGCAAAGACATTGAAAAAAGAAGACCTCCCCATGG tgGAATATCTTCATGCAGTGGGGCAAGGAGTCTTAGAACAGAAAGGAGGAAGTATTGACGATGCAAG ATCAGGGTTCCACTGGCCCCCATTCAACACTGTAGATCACCTACACCTCCACATACTATACCCAGTCAGTGAGATGAAGTTCATGGGGAGGCAGATGTACAGGAACAACTCCCCATGGTTCGCTACG TATGAATGGTTGATACAGCATCTTAAGGACCTTCCAGATGCCCCGAGTCAAAACACATCTAAGGTAAGAGCGCCGTCCCAAGAGGCTGATGAGGTAGATGCTTCAGGAGAATCAGGGAGTGGGACAGCAATATGA